The proteins below are encoded in one region of bacterium:
- the argS gene encoding arginine--tRNA ligase, with translation MNKAHQHLTVELNEALQSLGVAAPRVVLEKPRDATHGDIATNAALVHSKELGKNPRAIAEMLLSKLHLNRDLIASESVAGPGFINFTFASPFLHSIATDALRSEGTFGQSHDLAGQKILIEFVSANPSGPLNVVSARAAAVGDSLTRLFRARGARCDAEFYVNDAGNQVRLLGESLRARYESELGFAAEIPEGGYHGEYIMDLARQVKAEHGSRFHDMPAEQAAQQLGSLAIEYFVKSHRATLGSFRVEFDRWYLESELRGRQAEQHVLEKLRERDAVYVKDGATYIKTSEYGDTQDWVVVTSDGRATYFLPDIAYHADKFERGYNPVLNILGPDHHSFTSRMKAALRALGFDPQPLEVMLLQHVTLLRDGEPVKMSKRAGQIIEMAELIEEVGVDAARYFFLLRRTSTPLDFDIDLAKKQSDENPVFYVQYAHARIESIFKKAGVPYPGADVDLSPLTTPEELDLLRRLREIQDVIADTTQSRDPHGMTEWLRQVATQFHKFYHDHRVLTEPQELQLARLALCRATQIALQRGLSLCGVSAPKEM, from the coding sequence ATGAACAAAGCACATCAGCATCTGACGGTCGAACTGAACGAAGCGCTCCAGTCGCTGGGAGTGGCGGCGCCGCGCGTGGTGCTCGAAAAACCGCGGGATGCGACGCATGGCGATATTGCAACGAACGCCGCGCTCGTGCACTCGAAAGAGCTGGGCAAGAACCCGCGCGCGATTGCGGAGATGTTGCTCTCCAAACTGCACCTGAATCGTGACTTGATCGCGTCGGAGAGCGTGGCGGGGCCGGGGTTCATCAACTTCACGTTCGCCTCGCCGTTTCTGCATTCGATTGCAACGGATGCCCTGCGGAGTGAGGGGACGTTCGGGCAGAGCCACGACCTGGCCGGGCAGAAGATTCTGATCGAATTCGTCAGCGCCAATCCTTCGGGACCGTTGAATGTGGTCAGTGCCCGTGCGGCGGCGGTGGGCGACAGCCTGACCCGCCTGTTCCGCGCGCGGGGGGCACGCTGCGATGCCGAGTTCTACGTGAACGACGCGGGAAATCAGGTGCGGCTGCTGGGCGAATCGCTTCGGGCGCGTTATGAGAGCGAACTGGGATTTGCGGCGGAGATACCCGAGGGCGGCTACCACGGCGAGTATATCATGGATTTGGCGCGGCAGGTGAAGGCGGAACATGGCTCGCGCTTTCATGATATGCCGGCTGAGCAGGCGGCGCAGCAGTTGGGATCGCTGGCGATTGAGTATTTCGTGAAGTCTCACCGCGCGACGCTGGGGTCGTTCCGGGTAGAGTTCGACCGCTGGTATCTGGAAAGCGAATTGCGCGGTCGCCAGGCGGAGCAACATGTTCTGGAGAAACTGCGCGAACGCGATGCCGTGTATGTGAAGGACGGCGCGACCTACATCAAGACCTCCGAATACGGCGATACGCAGGATTGGGTAGTGGTGACGTCGGATGGGCGGGCGACCTACTTCCTGCCGGACATTGCCTATCATGCCGACAAATTCGAACGCGGTTACAATCCGGTGCTGAATATTCTTGGCCCGGATCATCATAGTTTCACATCGCGCATGAAGGCGGCGTTGCGGGCGCTGGGGTTTGATCCGCAACCGCTCGAAGTGATGCTGCTGCAGCACGTGACGCTGCTGCGGGACGGCGAGCCGGTGAAGATGTCCAAGCGGGCGGGGCAGATTATCGAGATGGCCGAGCTGATCGAGGAAGTGGGCGTGGATGCCGCGCGCTACTTCTTCCTGCTGCGCCGCACGTCCACGCCGCTGGATTTCGATATTGACCTGGCCAAGAAGCAGTCGGACGAGAATCCGGTCTTCTACGTGCAGTACGCTCACGCGCGGATTGAGTCGATTTTCAAGAAGGCGGGTGTGCCGTATCCGGGAGCGGACGTGGATCTGAGCCCGCTGACGACTCCTGAGGAACTGGATCTGCTGCGGCGCTTGCGGGAGATTCAGGATGTAATCGCCGACACGACGCAAAGCCGCGATCCGCACGGGATGACCGAGTGGCTGCGGCAGGTGGCGACGCAGTTCCACAAGTTTTACCATGATCACCGGGTTCTGACCGAGCCCCAAGAACTTCAACTGGCGCGCTTGGCCCTGTGCCGTGCAACTCAGATTGCCCTCCAGCGAGGGCTTTCGCTCTGCGGTGTCAGCGCGCCCAAGGAGATGTGA
- a CDS encoding PfkB family carbohydrate kinase yields MSKSTIVNRPVKALPAKAGATKSPDVVVVGSVALDLLHTPFASTEAPVLGGSALHFANAASLFAKVGVVGVVGEDYPMKDLEFLTRRNVDLSGVGVLPGKSFLWEGRYGDNFLSRETIRTELGVFESFEPLLPKAYLNPKILFLAAIHPALQYSVLKQVNRPKLVAIDTFKLWIDVARKEFMKVLKQSDLFFVNDDEVRWLTGEHNLFKGAAALRKMGPKWVVVKKGEHGSFVVGERDTYLSNTFPVLDVVDPTGAGDAFAGGMLGYLAGERQITAGAIRRAMAWASVIGSFYVEGFGPAGLRDKKRADVDRRYRQFVRMSTIP; encoded by the coding sequence TTGAGCAAATCTACAATTGTGAATAGGCCGGTGAAGGCCTTGCCCGCCAAGGCGGGCGCTACGAAATCGCCGGACGTGGTCGTTGTGGGCAGCGTGGCGCTGGATCTTCTGCATACTCCTTTCGCGTCGACGGAGGCGCCGGTGCTGGGCGGCTCTGCGCTGCACTTTGCCAATGCGGCCTCGCTGTTTGCGAAGGTGGGGGTTGTCGGTGTGGTGGGGGAAGACTATCCAATGAAGGACCTGGAATTTTTGACGCGGCGCAATGTGGATTTGTCCGGCGTGGGAGTTCTGCCCGGCAAGAGCTTTTTGTGGGAAGGCCGCTACGGCGATAATTTTCTGTCACGCGAAACGATCCGCACGGAGTTGGGTGTGTTCGAAAGTTTCGAACCCCTGCTGCCCAAGGCTTATCTGAATCCGAAGATTCTCTTTCTGGCGGCGATTCATCCGGCGTTGCAGTATTCGGTGCTGAAGCAGGTCAACCGCCCGAAGCTGGTGGCGATCGACACGTTCAAGCTGTGGATCGACGTGGCACGCAAGGAATTCATGAAGGTTCTGAAGCAGTCCGATCTCTTCTTCGTGAACGATGACGAGGTGCGCTGGCTGACGGGCGAACACAACCTGTTTAAGGGTGCGGCGGCATTACGCAAGATGGGGCCGAAGTGGGTTGTGGTCAAGAAGGGCGAGCATGGCAGCTTCGTCGTTGGCGAGCGGGACACGTATTTGTCGAATACTTTCCCTGTGCTTGACGTGGTAGACCCGACCGGCGCAGGCGATGCGTTTGCGGGTGGAATGCTTGGGTACCTTGCCGGCGAGCGCCAGATTACGGCAGGTGCGATTCGCCGCGCGATGGCGTGGGCAAGTGTGATCGGATCGTTTTATGTAGAAGGCTTTGGACCGGCGGGACTGCGGGACAAGAAACGCGCGGACGTAGACCGGCGCTACCGGCAGTTTGTCAGAATGAGCACGATTCCATGA
- a CDS encoding LytR C-terminal domain-containing protein, which translates to MSVVVLLAWWYFTDAERWDPATHGMSYLGSTSVDSTKSTTPSGADSVRNSTFGSAAVSNAVKTDLSKEPAEHPIRVEIWNGCGEKGLALKAMTALRARSSYFDVRGMGNAGAQRFEFSAVISRTTNAGLAMAIADSLGIDHARVTTDIPKNPRDIDVTVILGADYPRLRLNLKPDSKE; encoded by the coding sequence GTGTCCGTGGTTGTCCTGCTCGCCTGGTGGTATTTCACGGACGCGGAACGCTGGGACCCGGCGACACACGGTATGAGTTACCTTGGCTCAACCTCGGTGGATAGCACCAAGTCGACCACACCCTCCGGCGCCGATTCTGTGCGCAACTCAACGTTCGGTTCTGCCGCCGTGTCTAATGCTGTGAAGACGGATCTCTCGAAGGAACCGGCGGAGCACCCGATCCGGGTGGAAATCTGGAACGGTTGCGGGGAGAAGGGACTGGCCCTGAAAGCCATGACCGCGCTGCGGGCGAGGAGCAGCTACTTTGACGTGCGCGGCATGGGGAATGCCGGGGCACAGCGATTCGAATTCAGCGCGGTGATCAGCCGCACCACGAACGCGGGGCTGGCGATGGCGATTGCCGATTCACTGGGAATTGATCATGCCCGCGTAACGACAGACATCCCGAAGAATCCGCGCGACATTGACGTGACGGTTATTCTCGGAGCAGATTATCCGCGATTGCGGCTAAATCTCAAACCTGATTCAAAGGAGTAG
- the rsfS gene encoding ribosome silencing factor → MGSSDSQILAGRIAAAALEKKASNVLILDLRQLEAVADYFVICTGDVDQQVRAIVENIEKQIKTATGERVLHREGMDTLNWVLLDYVDVVVHVFQPSFREFYRLEDLWGDAEVVEVNDEQEAIPRPRASRRRVAVAGVKPETVKPKAPAKKTVAQKVAAKKAAAKKTVAKPKSAAKTASGMPVRKTAVKKSAVKKTAVKKSVPKAAPKKVAPKKTAPKRPRKS, encoded by the coding sequence CTGGGTTCTTCGGATTCGCAGATACTCGCAGGCCGCATTGCGGCCGCCGCACTTGAGAAGAAGGCATCGAACGTCCTGATTCTGGATTTGCGCCAATTGGAAGCGGTGGCGGATTACTTTGTGATCTGCACCGGCGATGTGGACCAGCAGGTGAGGGCGATTGTCGAAAATATCGAAAAGCAGATCAAGACCGCAACTGGCGAGCGCGTGCTGCACCGTGAAGGCATGGACACGCTGAATTGGGTGTTGCTGGACTATGTGGACGTGGTGGTGCACGTGTTCCAGCCGAGCTTCCGGGAGTTCTACCGGTTGGAAGATCTGTGGGGCGATGCGGAAGTGGTGGAAGTCAATGACGAGCAGGAAGCGATCCCGCGTCCTCGGGCTTCGCGCCGACGCGTGGCCGTGGCGGGTGTCAAGCCGGAGACGGTGAAGCCGAAAGCGCCTGCGAAGAAGACGGTCGCCCAGAAGGTGGCTGCCAAGAAAGCCGCCGCCAAGAAGACCGTTGCCAAGCCGAAGAGCGCTGCCAAGACCGCCTCAGGCATGCCCGTGCGCAAGACAGCGGTGAAGAAGTCCGCGGTTAAGAAGACGGCGGTAAAGAAGAGCGTTCCCAAAGCCGCGCCGAAGAAGGTCGCTCCCAAGAAGACCGCGCCGAAGCGTCCACGCAAATCCTGA
- a CDS encoding isoprenyl transferase — translation MPSIRGEEKPVATAEGLRIPRHVAVIMDGNGRWAKARGLGRVAGHREGVRSAHEIVEAAGELGIEVLTLYTFSSENWKRPKSEVQALMELLVVTIGVELESLMKNNVQLRVIGRLQDLTPAARHGMKYAVRKTSGNTGLILNLALSYGGRQEIVDAVNSLLKEGRKRIATEDMDSHLYTAGLPDPDLLIRTSGEMRISNFLLWQLAYSEIVVTETLWPDFRKPQLMEAIREYSKRHRRFGAIEETS, via the coding sequence GTGCCGAGCATCCGGGGGGAAGAGAAGCCCGTCGCAACCGCCGAAGGTCTGAGGATTCCGCGCCACGTTGCCGTCATTATGGACGGCAACGGGCGCTGGGCCAAAGCCCGCGGCTTGGGACGGGTGGCAGGGCACCGCGAAGGCGTGAGGTCGGCGCACGAGATTGTAGAGGCGGCGGGTGAACTGGGTATTGAAGTGCTCACGCTGTACACCTTCTCGAGCGAGAACTGGAAGCGACCGAAGAGCGAAGTGCAGGCTCTGATGGAACTGCTGGTGGTGACCATCGGCGTGGAACTCGAGAGCCTGATGAAGAACAACGTGCAGCTGCGCGTCATCGGCCGCTTGCAGGATTTGACTCCCGCCGCACGTCACGGAATGAAGTACGCGGTCCGCAAGACGTCGGGCAACACGGGGCTGATTTTGAATCTGGCGTTGTCTTACGGCGGGCGGCAGGAGATCGTGGACGCGGTGAATTCCCTGCTTAAGGAAGGGCGGAAGCGGATTGCGACGGAAGATATGGACTCGCACCTCTATACCGCCGGCCTGCCCGACCCTGACCTGCTGATTCGCACGTCCGGCGAAATGCGGATATCCAATTTCTTATTGTGGCAACTGGCCTATTCGGAAATCGTAGTGACCGAAACGCTGTGGCCGGACTTTCGCAAGCCGCAGCTTATGGAGGCGATTCGGGAGTACAGCAAACGGCACCGGCGATTCGGAGCTATTGAGGAGACGTCATGA
- a CDS encoding tetratricopeptide repeat protein codes for MKKTFLLTILLLVVSAGVVLAGMELTSARVYMKQRDWGKALQFYDQAIQKEPDNLEAYEERGELLHTIASDSSNIELAKQVAKDKTNPQMELYERMLSDFKQATTARKPADDGMVKKLKNKIDGVLQKTWTHFYFEALQADTNYIKATSEGKKDPDPKTYLYSALKDLDVAIRLVPERWNSYGFKAQILTKLDSTAASAANWKAAIQAIEASDKEKRETDEYKQGEAIAREALLVDYYNLGRNTDVLTTADAILKTEPENINAIQLKANTLAKLAGDTSLTAARRDSMKTVAVSALENAAKAIKDTASLADIEYTIGQFKLQVADTSGAMSAFENALKYNQGDKDVLFVLGVLYLEGGSHVNTEKARDTFKHITDLYPDHGPAWINYGIALTRLGKTTEGVEAIKKGKALGEK; via the coding sequence ATGAAGAAAACTTTCCTACTTACTATCCTTCTGTTAGTCGTCAGCGCCGGAGTTGTTCTGGCGGGGATGGAACTGACATCAGCGCGAGTGTATATGAAGCAGCGTGACTGGGGCAAGGCGCTGCAATTCTACGATCAGGCCATTCAGAAAGAACCGGACAATCTGGAAGCGTACGAGGAACGCGGCGAATTGCTGCATACCATCGCGTCCGATTCGTCCAATATCGAACTGGCGAAGCAGGTTGCGAAGGATAAGACCAATCCGCAGATGGAGCTATACGAGCGCATGCTGTCGGATTTCAAACAGGCGACCACCGCGCGCAAGCCTGCCGACGATGGAATGGTCAAGAAACTGAAAAACAAGATCGACGGCGTGCTGCAGAAGACCTGGACGCACTTCTATTTCGAGGCGCTGCAGGCGGATACCAACTACATTAAAGCGACGTCGGAAGGCAAGAAGGATCCGGATCCGAAGACGTATCTGTATAGCGCGCTGAAGGATCTGGACGTGGCCATCCGGCTGGTGCCCGAGCGGTGGAACTCCTACGGTTTCAAGGCGCAGATTCTGACGAAACTGGATTCGACGGCGGCGTCCGCAGCGAACTGGAAGGCGGCCATCCAGGCGATTGAAGCGTCGGACAAAGAGAAGCGCGAGACGGACGAGTACAAGCAGGGCGAGGCCATTGCGCGCGAGGCGTTGCTGGTAGATTATTACAACCTGGGCCGGAACACCGACGTGTTGACGACGGCGGATGCGATTCTGAAGACAGAACCGGAAAACATCAACGCGATCCAATTAAAGGCGAATACGCTGGCCAAACTCGCGGGAGACACCTCTCTAACGGCGGCACGACGCGACTCGATGAAGACGGTTGCAGTGTCGGCACTGGAGAATGCGGCGAAGGCGATCAAGGACACAGCCTCGCTGGCAGACATCGAATACACCATCGGACAGTTCAAACTGCAGGTTGCGGATACGTCGGGCGCCATGTCGGCTTTCGAGAACGCATTGAAGTACAATCAGGGGGATAAGGATGTGCTGTTTGTGCTGGGCGTGCTGTATCTTGAGGGCGGATCTCATGTGAACACGGAAAAGGCCCGGGACACGTTCAAGCACATCACGGACCTGTATCCCGACCACGGTCCGGCATGGATCAATTACGGCATCGCGTTGACGCGACTGGGGAAGACCACAGAAGGCGTTGAGGCGATTAAGAAGGGCAAGGCCTTGGGAGAGAAGTAG
- a CDS encoding FAD-binding protein has translation MSAREELEAELREIVGKGLRQDAFYPVVAPKTPEQTAQVVKAARDHRYNVLVLGNESSKPPQLSTLRENILVILNVWLTGIEKVSPFSVRVLGGTPVSSVVRGGSEPPRKTIGGLICGMAGSDHDASLRALWSRVRSIDVILSTGEIQKFAGPGTVSVEDPAGANLFLGSRGRLGVIAAVEMATPIPVAVLDGNDRANGRTPEAGEPLLSPKDIQTLLDPNGLFQW, from the coding sequence ATGAGCGCGCGGGAGGAACTGGAAGCGGAGTTGAGGGAGATTGTCGGCAAGGGGCTTCGTCAGGACGCCTTCTATCCGGTGGTCGCCCCGAAGACTCCTGAGCAGACCGCGCAGGTGGTGAAAGCGGCGCGGGATCATCGCTATAACGTGCTGGTGCTTGGCAATGAGAGTTCGAAGCCGCCGCAACTCTCGACGCTGCGCGAGAATATTCTGGTGATCCTGAATGTCTGGCTGACAGGGATCGAAAAGGTCTCGCCGTTTTCCGTGCGGGTGCTGGGAGGCACGCCGGTCTCGAGCGTGGTGCGGGGAGGATCCGAGCCGCCGCGCAAGACCATCGGCGGATTGATTTGCGGGATGGCAGGATCGGACCATGACGCGAGCTTGCGCGCACTGTGGTCGCGCGTGCGCTCTATCGATGTCATTTTGTCCACCGGCGAAATCCAGAAGTTTGCCGGACCGGGAACGGTGAGTGTGGAAGATCCGGCAGGGGCGAATCTGTTTTTAGGTTCGCGCGGGCGACTGGGCGTGATTGCGGCGGTGGAAATGGCGACGCCGATTCCCGTGGCCGTACTGGACGGGAACGACCGGGCGAACGGGCGCACGCCGGAAGCGGGCGAGCCGTTGCTGTCGCCGAAAGACATTCAGACTCTGCTGGATCCCAACGGGCTTTTTCAGTGGTGA
- the mtnA gene encoding S-methyl-5-thioribose-1-phosphate isomerase yields MREQIQALRWDGTELLILDQRKLPGREVWIRARTVETVAKAIETLAVRGAPVIGIAAAYGVALAGLAKHATPDRIRAAIARLAKTRPTGYNLFHALGEMAAVVDRNGGDLLGHLIRKAIQIHRSDTRACLSMARNGFEVMGADEHVLTYCNTGALATGGIGTALGVIKYGHTHGKVKDVYACETRPVGQGARLTVWECSKAGLPVTLLCDNMVAALMLAGRVTRVFVGADRIARNGDTSNKIGTAMVATIAHANRIPFHVVAPVTTFDLSLRSGKDIPIEQRNRNEILSATVGLNRVPGVEVWNPAFDVTPHKYVTSFITDAGVVRPPFTF; encoded by the coding sequence ATGAGAGAGCAGATTCAGGCGCTGCGCTGGGACGGGACAGAACTGCTGATTCTCGATCAGCGCAAGCTTCCGGGCCGAGAAGTGTGGATTCGCGCAAGGACTGTCGAGACGGTTGCCAAGGCCATCGAGACTCTCGCCGTGCGGGGAGCACCGGTGATCGGAATTGCGGCGGCGTACGGAGTGGCACTGGCGGGCTTGGCGAAACATGCGACTCCTGACCGGATTCGCGCCGCGATTGCCAGACTGGCGAAGACGCGTCCCACGGGTTACAATCTGTTTCACGCGCTGGGCGAAATGGCCGCTGTGGTGGACCGCAACGGCGGCGATTTGCTGGGACACTTGATCCGCAAAGCGATTCAGATTCACCGCAGCGATACGCGCGCGTGCCTGTCGATGGCAAGGAACGGTTTTGAGGTTATGGGCGCCGACGAGCATGTGCTCACCTACTGCAACACGGGCGCACTGGCAACGGGCGGAATCGGCACGGCGTTAGGCGTCATCAAGTATGGCCATACGCATGGCAAGGTGAAAGACGTCTACGCCTGCGAAACGCGACCTGTGGGGCAGGGTGCGCGGTTGACCGTGTGGGAATGCTCCAAGGCCGGGCTGCCGGTCACGCTGCTGTGCGATAACATGGTGGCAGCGTTGATGCTGGCGGGACGGGTGACACGGGTGTTTGTGGGCGCGGACCGCATCGCGCGCAACGGCGACACGTCCAACAAAATCGGCACGGCGATGGTCGCCACGATAGCGCACGCGAACAGGATTCCCTTTCACGTTGTCGCGCCGGTTACCACCTTCGATTTGAGTTTGCGTTCGGGCAAGGATATTCCCATCGAGCAGCGCAACCGGAATGAGATATTGTCGGCTACCGTAGGACTGAACCGGGTGCCGGGAGTTGAGGTTTGGAATCCGGCGTTCGACGTGACGCCGCACAAGTATGTTACGAGTTTCATCACGGACGCAGGGGTCGTCCGCCCGCCGTTTACGTTCTAA